From one Humulus lupulus chromosome 8, drHumLupu1.1, whole genome shotgun sequence genomic stretch:
- the LOC133796746 gene encoding brassinosteroid-responsive RING protein 1-like: MGFPVGYTEVFFPNLFLHTLSLLGFIRNLIFCLFHFLGLSEFLETDVVWPQSSSLGSAAQSPDNPPVSAILIRELLPVIKFRDLDTVDGAGEPPENCAVCLYEFEGGEEIRWLTNCKHIFHRACLDRWMDHDQRTCPLCRTPFVPDEMKDEFNQRLWAASGVGDIYSEYSSV; encoded by the coding sequence ATGGGATTCCCAGTCGGATACACAGAGGTCTTCTTCCCTAACCTCTTTCTCCACACTCTCTCCCTCCTCGGCTTCATCCGAAACCTAATTTTCTGTCTCTTTCATTTCCTCGGCCTCTCGGAATTTCTGGAAACCGACGTCGTTTGGCCCCAATCTTCGTCGTTGGGGTCGGCAGCCCAATCCCCGGATAATCCCCCGGTATCGGCGATCCTGATCCGAGAGCTACTCCCGGTGATAAAATTCCGGGACCTGGACACCGTGGACGGTGCCGGAGAACCCCCAGAAAATTGCGCGGTTTGCCTGTACGAGTTCGAGGGAGGAGAAGAGATCAGGTGGTTGACGAACTGTAAACACATTTTCCACCGAGCCTGTCTGGACCGTTGGATGGACCACGATCAGAGAACGTGTCCGCTTTGTAGAACGCCATTTGTCCCTGATGAGATGAAGGACGAGTTCAATCAACGGCTCTGGGCTGCTTCTGGGGTCGGTGATATTTACAGCGAATACAGCTCAGTTTGA